One Saccharopolyspora erythraea NRRL 2338 genomic region harbors:
- a CDS encoding kinase yields the protein MELTGTPSTRLVVIRGNSGAGKSSTALAVRYRLGRTCALVQQDVMRRVVLRERDVPGGANVGLISTVARYALDHGYHVIVEGIMSAERYGEMLRCLAEDHRGRTWFYYLDVSFDESLRRHATRPQAAEFGADDMRGWYRPGDLLGVAGEHLIPQESALPDTCARILAEAFGMRSTD from the coding sequence GTGGAGCTGACCGGTACGCCGAGTACCCGCCTGGTCGTGATCCGGGGAAACTCCGGCGCCGGGAAGAGTTCGACCGCCCTCGCGGTGCGCTACCGGCTCGGTCGCACCTGCGCGCTCGTGCAACAGGACGTGATGCGGCGGGTCGTGCTGCGGGAGCGGGACGTGCCCGGCGGCGCGAACGTCGGCCTGATTTCCACGGTCGCCCGCTACGCCCTGGACCACGGCTACCACGTGATCGTCGAAGGCATCATGAGCGCCGAGCGCTACGGCGAGATGCTGCGGTGCCTCGCCGAGGACCACCGCGGCCGGACGTGGTTCTACTACCTGGACGTGTCCTTCGACGAATCGCTGCGCAGGCACGCGACCCGGCCACAGGCCGCCGAGTTCGGCGCGGACGACATGCGCGGCTGGTACCGCCCGGGCGATCTGCTCGGCGTCGCCGGTGAACACCTCATCCCGCAGGAGTCCGCGTTGCCCGACACCTGCGCCCGCATCCTCGCGGAGGCGTTCGGGATGCGGTCAACGGACTGA
- a CDS encoding GntR family transcriptional regulator codes for MPVTGETSTEARVPLRDQVRDALQARIADGRLRPGDRLFEQDIAAEFGISRVPVREAIRMLQSEGFVEVMPRRRGVFVRGLDRHQAEELFEVREALEVFAARLAAQRGETAGVRRMAELADQARKAHEAGDIETMSTANAAFHDQLVTLAGNDLLASILEPLHGRLAWMFRLNMEPERVCGEHEELHAAIAAGDAERAADVAKRHVHSSRKMVLERILF; via the coding sequence GTGCCCGTCACCGGAGAGACCAGCACCGAAGCGCGCGTGCCCCTGCGCGACCAGGTTCGGGACGCACTGCAGGCGAGGATCGCCGACGGCAGGCTGCGCCCCGGCGACCGCCTCTTCGAACAGGACATCGCCGCCGAGTTCGGCATCTCCCGGGTCCCGGTCCGGGAGGCGATCCGGATGCTGCAGAGCGAGGGGTTCGTCGAGGTCATGCCCCGCAGGCGGGGCGTGTTCGTGCGCGGCCTGGACCGCCACCAGGCCGAGGAGCTGTTCGAGGTCCGGGAGGCGCTGGAGGTCTTCGCCGCGCGGCTGGCCGCCCAGCGCGGCGAGACCGCGGGCGTGCGGCGGATGGCCGAGCTCGCCGACCAGGCCCGCAAGGCCCACGAGGCCGGCGACATCGAGACCATGTCCACCGCCAACGCCGCCTTCCACGACCAGCTCGTCACGCTGGCGGGCAACGACCTGCTCGCGTCGATCCTGGAACCGCTGCACGGCAGGCTCGCCTGGATGTTCCGGCTCAACATGGAGCCCGAGCGGGTCTGCGGCGAGCACGAGGAGCTGCACGCGGCCATCGCGGCCGGTGACGCCGAGCGCGCGGCCGACGTCGCGAAGCGGCACGTGCACTCCAGCCGCAAGATGGTCCTGGAACGCATCCTGTTCTGA
- a CDS encoding exodeoxyribonuclease III, whose product MRIATWNLNSVTARLPRLLEWLSAASPDVLCVQELKCSSDMFPVAEVSALGYEVAAYGTGRWNGVGVLSRVGLDEVRRGLPGEPGYLPEGAMFEVNEPRAIGVSCAGVRLWSVYVPNGRYVGHPHYDYKLRFLEALRDTVAAERDHGRAFAVLGDFNIAPADDDVWDISAFAESTHVTEPERSALADLRAAGLADVYPRALKYDVPFTYWDYRAGAFPKNMGMRIDLAYGDPRFTGAVSDSYVDREARKGKGASDHAPLVIDLDL is encoded by the coding sequence ATGCGGATCGCCACCTGGAACCTCAACTCCGTCACGGCCCGGCTGCCGAGGCTGCTGGAGTGGCTGTCGGCGGCCTCGCCGGACGTGTTGTGCGTGCAGGAGCTCAAATGCTCCTCGGACATGTTCCCGGTGGCCGAGGTCTCCGCGCTCGGCTACGAGGTCGCCGCCTACGGCACCGGGCGGTGGAACGGGGTCGGCGTGCTGTCGCGCGTCGGCCTCGACGAGGTCCGGCGCGGACTGCCCGGTGAACCCGGCTACCTGCCCGAAGGCGCGATGTTCGAGGTGAACGAACCTCGCGCCATCGGCGTGAGCTGCGCCGGGGTGCGGCTGTGGTCGGTGTACGTGCCCAACGGCCGCTACGTCGGCCACCCGCACTACGACTACAAGCTCCGCTTCCTGGAAGCGCTGCGCGACACCGTCGCCGCCGAACGCGATCACGGCCGGGCGTTCGCGGTCCTCGGGGACTTCAACATCGCGCCGGCCGACGACGACGTGTGGGACATCAGCGCGTTCGCCGAGAGCACGCACGTCACCGAGCCCGAGCGGTCGGCGCTGGCGGACCTGCGCGCGGCGGGGCTCGCCGACGTCTACCCGCGCGCCCTGAAGTACGACGTCCCGTTCACCTACTGGGACTACCGCGCCGGGGCGTTCCCGAAGAACATGGGCATGCGGATCGACCTGGCCTACGGCGACCCCCGGTTCACCGGCGCGGTGTCGGACTCCTACGTCGACCGGGAGGCCCGCAAGGGCAAGGGCGCCTCCGACCACGCGCCCCTGGTGATCGACCTGGACCTCTGA
- the ligD gene encoding non-homologous end-joining DNA ligase: MTANSETLDIDGRSVELSKGDKVMYPDDGFTKRDVVCHYRAVAPVMLPHVRGKPLTLRRFPDGIGSGGFFQKEASEHFPDWIRVVSVPQRGADDSVHHVVADDAATLVYLANQACLEFHVALSTADDLEHPVLAVVDLDPPESTGIADLRSITKDMCDRFRDAGLDPFVQATGGKGFHVVAPLDARRDFDDVRAHMAEIADRAAQEDERLTTQQRKDKRGDRVFLDINRNAYGQTMIAPYSLRARPGAPAATPIDLAEISRATPNRHGLANMTRRLARKADPWARIDRHAAV; encoded by the coding sequence ATGACCGCGAACTCCGAGACGCTCGACATCGACGGCAGGTCGGTGGAGCTGTCCAAAGGGGACAAGGTCATGTACCCCGACGACGGTTTCACCAAGCGCGACGTCGTCTGCCACTACCGCGCGGTGGCGCCGGTGATGCTGCCGCACGTGCGGGGGAAACCGTTGACGCTGCGGCGGTTCCCGGATGGCATCGGCTCCGGCGGTTTCTTCCAGAAGGAGGCCTCGGAGCACTTCCCGGACTGGATCCGCGTCGTTTCGGTGCCGCAGCGCGGCGCCGACGACTCGGTTCACCACGTCGTCGCCGACGACGCGGCCACGCTGGTGTACCTGGCCAACCAGGCATGCCTGGAGTTCCACGTCGCGCTGTCCACTGCGGACGACCTGGAGCACCCGGTGCTGGCCGTGGTCGACCTGGACCCGCCCGAGTCGACCGGCATCGCCGACCTGCGCTCGATCACCAAGGACATGTGCGACCGGTTCCGCGACGCCGGACTGGATCCGTTCGTCCAGGCCACCGGGGGCAAGGGCTTCCACGTGGTGGCGCCGCTGGACGCGCGGAGGGACTTCGACGACGTCCGCGCCCACATGGCCGAGATCGCCGACCGGGCGGCGCAGGAGGACGAGCGGCTGACCACCCAGCAGCGCAAGGACAAGCGCGGCGACCGCGTTTTCCTGGACATCAACCGCAACGCCTACGGGCAGACGATGATCGCGCCCTACTCGCTGCGAGCACGACCGGGGGCCCCGGCTGCGACCCCGATCGACCTCGCCGAGATCAGCCGCGCGACGCCGAACCGCCACGGCCTGGCCAACATGACGCGCCGGCTGGCCAGGAAGGCGGACCCGTGGGCCAGGATCGACCGCCACGCGGCGGTGTGA
- a CDS encoding TetR/AcrR family transcriptional regulator, whose product MAAAGSKGAAGAVRNTRPRNRRTQIVAAASELFHARGYPRVGMSDIAEAVGVGPSALYRHFASKQRLLTEVVLEELRPFGEILGRVGTDDLDALVAELATAALDHRRLGVLWQREARHLPAAEREKLKGELRAVAGGLADLARVRRPGLAEEDARFRGWCLFSALTSPSYHQVELPRAEFEGLLRNMVAVVTDQQPMALASRRTAEPATSPLLARRASRRAVLLSAATRLFADNGFTAVTTDDIGAAAGIAGPSVYSHFASKQELLGAVIARGCAWLEIELERTLTATGDAEEALRELLHSYITFAYDHGRFIDILVTEVGHLPDAERHRARQTQHDYVAEWVALLCRVRPDLDRVPARVLVQAALTAANDMARTGTVRDPDAVARVGSALMFRTDAYRAFTYG is encoded by the coding sequence ATGGCCGCAGCAGGCAGCAAGGGGGCCGCGGGCGCGGTGCGCAACACCCGGCCGCGCAACCGCAGGACGCAGATCGTGGCCGCCGCGTCGGAGCTTTTCCACGCCCGTGGCTACCCGCGGGTCGGCATGAGTGACATCGCCGAGGCCGTCGGCGTCGGGCCCTCCGCGCTCTACCGGCACTTCGCCAGCAAGCAGCGGCTGCTGACCGAGGTGGTGCTGGAGGAGTTGCGCCCGTTCGGCGAGATCCTCGGCCGCGTCGGGACCGACGACCTCGACGCGCTGGTGGCCGAGCTGGCGACCGCCGCCCTGGACCACCGCAGGCTGGGCGTGCTGTGGCAGCGCGAGGCGCGGCACCTGCCCGCCGCCGAGCGCGAGAAGCTCAAGGGCGAGCTGCGCGCGGTGGCGGGCGGGCTGGCCGACCTGGCGCGGGTGCGCAGGCCCGGACTGGCCGAGGAGGACGCCCGGTTCCGGGGCTGGTGCCTGTTCAGCGCCCTGACCAGCCCGTCCTACCACCAGGTCGAGCTGCCCAGGGCGGAGTTCGAGGGGCTGCTGCGCAACATGGTCGCGGTGGTCACCGACCAGCAGCCCATGGCTCTGGCGTCGCGGCGCACCGCCGAGCCCGCGACGTCCCCGCTGCTGGCCAGGCGCGCGTCCCGGCGGGCCGTGCTGCTGTCGGCGGCGACCCGGCTCTTCGCCGACAACGGCTTCACCGCGGTGACCACCGACGACATCGGTGCCGCCGCGGGCATCGCGGGCCCGAGCGTCTACAGCCACTTCGCCAGCAAGCAGGAGCTGCTGGGGGCGGTGATCGCCCGCGGCTGCGCCTGGCTGGAGATCGAGCTCGAACGCACCCTGACCGCCACCGGCGACGCCGAGGAGGCGTTGCGCGAGCTCCTGCACTCCTACATCACCTTCGCCTACGACCACGGCCGGTTCATCGACATCCTGGTCACCGAGGTCGGGCACCTGCCCGACGCCGAGCGGCACCGGGCGCGCCAGACCCAGCACGACTACGTCGCGGAGTGGGTGGCGCTGCTGTGCCGGGTGCGGCCCGATCTCGACCGCGTCCCTGCGCGGGTGCTGGTGCAGGCGGCGCTGACCGCCGCCAACGACATGGCGCGCACGGGGACGGTGCGCGACCCCGACGCGGTCGCGCGCGTCGGCAGCGCCCTGATGTTCCGCACCGATGCCTATCGGGCATTCACTTATGGGTAG
- a CDS encoding acyl-CoA carboxylase subunit beta: MSSATEPVGVPPAEAPDIHTTAGKLADLYRRNHEAVHAGSERAVAKQHAKGKRTARERIDMLLDEGSFVELDEHARHRSTNFGMDADRPYGDGVVTGWGTVDGRRVCVFSQDFTVFGGSLGEVFGEKIVKVMDLAMKTGCPLVGINDSGGARIQEGVAALGLYAEIFKRNTHASGVIPQISLIMGPCAGGAVYSPAITDFTVMVDQTSHMFITGPDVIKTVTGEDVSFEDLGGARTHNERSGNAHYLATDEDDAISYVKELLSFLPSNNLSSSPVFPGAEVEEGSVADGVGDADLELDALVPDSPNQPYDMREVITRLVDEGEFLEVSALFAPNMLCGFGRIEGASVGVVANQPMQLAGTLDIDASEKAARFVRFCDAFNIPVLTLVDVPGFLPGTGQEWNGIIRRGAKLLYAYAEATVPLVTVITRKAYGGAYDVMGSKHLGADINLAWPTAQIAVMGAQGAANILYRRQLAEAAERGEDVEALRARLQQEYEDTLCNPYVAAERGYVDSVIPPSHTRGHVARALRMLADKREALPAKKHGNIPL, encoded by the coding sequence ATGAGCAGTGCGACCGAACCTGTCGGGGTGCCGCCGGCGGAGGCACCGGACATCCACACCACCGCGGGCAAGCTGGCCGACCTCTACCGGCGCAACCACGAGGCCGTGCACGCGGGTTCGGAGCGCGCGGTCGCCAAGCAGCACGCCAAGGGCAAGCGGACCGCCCGGGAGCGCATCGACATGCTGCTCGACGAGGGTTCCTTCGTGGAGCTCGACGAGCACGCCCGCCACCGGTCGACGAACTTCGGCATGGACGCCGACCGCCCCTACGGCGACGGGGTGGTGACCGGCTGGGGCACCGTCGACGGCCGCCGGGTCTGCGTGTTCTCCCAGGACTTCACCGTGTTCGGCGGGTCGCTGGGCGAGGTGTTCGGCGAGAAGATCGTCAAGGTCATGGACCTGGCGATGAAGACCGGCTGCCCGCTGGTGGGCATCAACGACTCGGGCGGGGCGCGCATCCAGGAGGGCGTGGCCGCGCTCGGGCTCTACGCCGAGATCTTCAAGCGCAACACCCACGCCTCGGGGGTCATCCCGCAGATCTCGCTGATCATGGGGCCGTGCGCGGGCGGTGCGGTCTACTCGCCCGCGATCACCGACTTCACCGTGATGGTCGACCAGACCTCGCACATGTTCATCACCGGCCCGGACGTCATCAAGACGGTCACCGGCGAGGACGTCTCGTTCGAGGACCTCGGCGGGGCGCGCACGCACAACGAGCGCTCCGGCAACGCCCACTACCTGGCCACCGACGAGGACGACGCGATCTCCTACGTCAAGGAGCTGCTGTCGTTCCTGCCGTCGAACAACCTGTCCTCCTCGCCGGTCTTCCCCGGCGCCGAGGTGGAGGAGGGTTCGGTCGCCGACGGTGTCGGCGATGCCGACCTGGAGCTGGACGCGCTGGTCCCGGACTCGCCGAACCAGCCCTACGACATGCGCGAGGTCATCACCAGGCTCGTCGACGAGGGCGAGTTCCTGGAGGTCTCGGCGCTGTTCGCGCCGAACATGCTGTGCGGGTTCGGCCGGATCGAGGGAGCCAGCGTGGGCGTGGTGGCCAACCAGCCCATGCAGCTCGCGGGCACGCTGGACATCGACGCCAGCGAGAAGGCCGCTCGGTTCGTGCGGTTCTGCGACGCCTTCAACATTCCCGTGCTGACGCTCGTGGACGTCCCGGGCTTCCTGCCCGGCACCGGGCAGGAGTGGAACGGCATCATCCGCCGGGGCGCCAAGCTGCTCTACGCCTACGCCGAGGCCACGGTGCCGCTGGTCACCGTGATCACGCGCAAGGCCTACGGCGGCGCCTACGACGTGATGGGCTCCAAGCACCTCGGTGCCGACATCAACCTGGCGTGGCCGACCGCGCAGATCGCGGTGATGGGCGCGCAGGGCGCCGCCAACATCCTGTACCGGCGCCAGCTCGCCGAGGCCGCCGAGCGCGGTGAGGACGTGGAGGCGCTGCGGGCGCGGCTCCAGCAGGAGTACGAGGACACCCTGTGCAACCCGTACGTGGCCGCCGAGCGCGGGTACGTGGACTCGGTGATCCCGCCCTCCCACACCCGGGGTCACGTGGCGCGGGCGTTGCGGATGCTGGCCGACAAGCGCGAGGCGCTGCCGGCCAAGAAGCACGGCAACATCCCCCTCTGA
- a CDS encoding acyl-CoA carboxylase epsilon subunit: MHSDESERPVLRIVRGEPDDVELAALTAALAAVSAAAAAAQTEPEPTGWSLWADRSAALRHPAGRRPLRPGPAAWRTSALPL, from the coding sequence GTGCACAGCGATGAGTCCGAGCGGCCGGTGCTGCGGATCGTGCGCGGCGAGCCCGACGACGTCGAGCTGGCGGCGCTCACCGCGGCGCTGGCCGCGGTGAGCGCCGCGGCGGCCGCGGCGCAGACAGAGCCCGAGCCCACCGGTTGGTCGTTGTGGGCCGACCGGTCGGCGGCCCTGCGCCATCCCGCCGGCCGCAGGCCGCTGCGGCCCGGCCCGGCGGCGTGGCGCACCTCCGCCCTTCCCCTGTAA
- a CDS encoding acetyl/propionyl/methylcrotonyl-CoA carboxylase subunit alpha, whose protein sequence is MTAERIAETTVDNTVISGAIKKVLVANRGEIAVRVIRACRDVGVGSVAVYAEPDVDAVFVRLADEAFGLGGSTAAESYLDIGKVIDAAQRSGADAVHPGYGFLSENADFAQAVLDAGLVWVGPSPEAIRVLGDKVTARRIALEVGAPLVPGTEEPASGADEVVAFAEEHGLPVAIKAAFGGGGRGLKVARSLEEIPGLFESAVREAEAAFGRGECFVERYLDRPRHVEAQVLADRHGGVVVVGTRDCSLQRRHQKLVEEAPAPFLSEEQRERIHTAAREICARAGYAGAGTVEFLVGADGTISFLEVNTRLQVEHPVSEETTGLDLVVEQLRIAAGERLWLREDPVPVGHAIEFRINGEDPGRDFLPAPGTVRRFVVPSGPGVRVDAGVESGSVIGGQFDSLLAKVIVWGRDRAQALARSRRVLAEMRVEGLATVLPFHRAVVADPAFTAEDGFGVHTRWIETEFDNTLPPFDGASEAEAGVGRRTVVVEVGGRRLEVSLPADLTPAAAPAGGAGRPRRRSAGGGGAGSSGDAVTAPMQGTLVKLVVAEGDRVSAGDEIAVLEAMKMENPVLAHKDGTVTGLTAQPGATLTQGSTLCELKD, encoded by the coding sequence ATGACCGCAGAACGCATTGCCGAGACCACTGTGGACAACACCGTCATCTCCGGTGCCATCAAGAAGGTGTTGGTGGCGAATCGGGGTGAGATCGCGGTGCGGGTGATCCGGGCTTGCCGGGATGTGGGGGTGGGCAGTGTGGCGGTGTATGCGGAGCCGGATGTGGATGCGGTGTTCGTGCGGTTGGCCGATGAGGCGTTCGGGTTGGGTGGGTCGACGGCGGCGGAGTCGTATCTGGACATCGGCAAGGTGATCGATGCGGCGCAGCGCTCAGGGGCGGATGCGGTGCATCCGGGTTATGGGTTCTTGTCGGAGAACGCGGATTTCGCGCAGGCGGTGCTGGATGCGGGTCTGGTGTGGGTGGGTCCGTCGCCGGAGGCGATCCGGGTGTTGGGGGACAAGGTGACCGCGCGGCGGATCGCGTTGGAGGTGGGGGCGCCGTTGGTGCCGGGGACCGAGGAGCCGGCGTCGGGTGCTGATGAGGTGGTGGCGTTCGCTGAGGAGCACGGGTTGCCGGTGGCGATCAAGGCGGCGTTCGGTGGTGGGGGCCGGGGGTTGAAGGTGGCGCGCAGCCTGGAGGAGATTCCGGGGTTGTTCGAGTCGGCGGTGCGGGAGGCCGAGGCGGCGTTCGGTCGGGGTGAGTGTTTCGTGGAGCGGTATCTGGACCGGCCGCGGCATGTGGAGGCTCAGGTGCTGGCGGATCGCCATGGTGGTGTGGTGGTGGTGGGGACGCGGGATTGTTCGTTGCAGCGGCGGCATCAGAAGTTGGTGGAGGAGGCTCCGGCGCCGTTTTTGAGCGAGGAGCAGCGGGAGCGGATCCATACCGCGGCGCGGGAGATCTGTGCGCGGGCGGGTTATGCCGGTGCCGGGACGGTGGAGTTCTTGGTGGGTGCGGACGGGACGATCTCGTTTTTGGAGGTCAACACGCGGTTGCAGGTGGAGCATCCGGTGTCGGAGGAGACCACGGGGCTGGATCTGGTGGTCGAGCAGTTGCGGATCGCGGCGGGTGAGCGGTTGTGGTTGCGGGAGGATCCGGTGCCGGTGGGGCATGCGATCGAGTTCCGGATCAACGGGGAGGATCCGGGGCGGGATTTCCTGCCGGCGCCGGGCACGGTGCGGCGGTTCGTGGTGCCGTCGGGTCCGGGGGTGCGGGTGGATGCGGGGGTGGAGTCCGGGAGTGTGATCGGGGGGCAGTTCGACTCGTTGTTGGCCAAGGTGATCGTGTGGGGGCGGGATCGGGCGCAGGCGTTGGCGCGGTCGCGGCGGGTGCTGGCCGAGATGCGGGTGGAGGGGCTGGCCACGGTGTTGCCGTTCCACCGGGCGGTGGTGGCCGATCCGGCGTTCACCGCCGAGGACGGGTTCGGGGTGCACACGCGGTGGATCGAGACCGAGTTCGACAACACGCTGCCGCCGTTCGACGGTGCGAGCGAGGCCGAGGCGGGGGTGGGGCGGCGGACGGTGGTGGTCGAGGTCGGTGGTCGTCGGTTGGAGGTGTCGCTGCCGGCTGATCTCACGCCCGCGGCGGCGCCGGCCGGGGGTGCGGGGCGGCCGCGGCGGCGGTCGGCCGGCGGTGGTGGTGCGGGCTCGTCGGGGGATGCGGTGACCGCGCCGATGCAGGGCACGCTGGTCAAGCTGGTGGTGGCCGAGGGCGACCGGGTCAGCGCGGGGGACGAGATCGCGGTGCTGGAGGCGATGAAGATGGAGAACCCGGTGCTGGCGCACAAGGACGGCACCGTCACCGGACTGACCGCCCAGCCCGGCGCCACCCTCACCCAGGGGAGCACCCTCTGCGAACTCAAGGACTGA
- a CDS encoding GNAT family N-acetyltransferase, whose product MVAPVGFARYRQPCADPIVCWSAPAIATLRPWLVNRCHCRGSTATRCRCGEWRESDIPRLVEAFNDPVIVGTLLDPVLPFTEEHARARLERFETARRDRAGVTAAVVTDGPAIGLLGLTGLDWQHESGTLGYWMHADGRGRGLAAAGVNLFVAWAFETLGPARVELTTSPSNTASRSLAARCGFVCEGRLRSHLRGTDGRRDSMLYSRLPVDPVPAAG is encoded by the coding sequence ATGGTGGCCCCGGTCGGCTTCGCCCGGTACCGGCAACCGTGCGCCGACCCGATCGTGTGCTGGTCCGCCCCAGCCATCGCTACTCTGCGTCCATGGCTGGTCAACCGCTGCCACTGCCGCGGATCGACGGCGACGCGGTGTCGTTGCGGGGAGTGGCGCGAGTCCGACATCCCGCGCCTGGTCGAGGCGTTCAACGATCCGGTGATCGTCGGAACGCTGCTGGACCCGGTGCTGCCGTTCACCGAGGAGCACGCCCGAGCCCGGCTGGAGCGCTTCGAAACCGCGCGCCGCGACCGCGCCGGGGTGACGGCCGCGGTCGTCACCGACGGCCCGGCGATCGGGTTGCTCGGACTCACCGGTCTCGACTGGCAGCACGAGTCGGGCACGCTCGGGTACTGGATGCACGCCGACGGGCGTGGGCGGGGGCTGGCGGCAGCCGGGGTGAACCTGTTCGTCGCGTGGGCCTTCGAAACCCTCGGGCCGGCCCGCGTGGAACTGACCACCTCCCCTTCCAACACGGCGTCCCGGAGCCTCGCCGCGCGGTGCGGCTTCGTCTGCGAGGGCCGCCTGCGCTCGCACCTGCGAGGGACGGACGGCCGGCGGGACTCGATGCTCTACAGCCGGCTGCCCGTCGACCCGGTACCGGCGGCCGGGTGA
- a CDS encoding amidase, translating to MNEHSRSTELADLPAVDLVAGYRTRTLSPVEVVESVLDRVQACEPLLCATYALDPDGARAAARESERRWGRGEPDGPVDGVPVTIKENIATRGVPVPLGTAATERVPAAEDAPAAARLRESGAVILGKTTMPDYGMLSSGASSFHHLARNPWNPDRTPGGSSAGAGAAAAAGYGPLHVGTDIGGSIRLPAGWCGIVGLKPSFGRIPVDPPYIGRVVGPMTRTVADTALLASVLAAPDERDHTALPPADIDWAALDGDARGLRIGLLLDGGAGLPVEPAVTDAVRAAAERFEAAGAVVEPLAPILTREMLDGLDLFWRYRAWNDISALPEQRRAHVLPDIAAWAAGARDASAAQVFHGFSQMDAISASANRAVRGLDFLLSPVAPIPAFPAEQAYPTGDSRLPMEHIAFTVPFNMSGQPAVSVNCGYTPDGLPIGLQIAGRRFDDVGVLRLASLHERIRPPQRPWPSPVGSRTAG from the coding sequence ATGAACGAGCACAGCCGGTCCACCGAACTCGCCGATCTCCCCGCCGTCGACCTGGTCGCCGGCTACCGCACACGCACGCTCTCACCCGTCGAGGTCGTGGAGTCGGTGCTCGACCGCGTGCAGGCGTGCGAGCCGCTGCTGTGCGCGACCTACGCCCTGGACCCCGACGGCGCCCGCGCGGCCGCGCGCGAATCGGAGCGGCGGTGGGGCAGGGGAGAGCCGGACGGGCCGGTCGACGGCGTGCCGGTGACGATCAAGGAGAACATCGCAACCAGGGGCGTCCCCGTCCCGCTCGGCACCGCCGCGACCGAGCGGGTCCCGGCCGCCGAGGACGCACCCGCCGCCGCCCGGCTGCGCGAGAGCGGCGCGGTGATCCTGGGCAAGACCACGATGCCCGACTACGGCATGCTCTCCTCCGGCGCCTCCAGCTTCCACCACCTCGCCCGCAACCCATGGAACCCCGACCGAACCCCGGGGGGCTCGAGCGCAGGCGCGGGCGCGGCGGCCGCCGCCGGCTACGGGCCGCTGCACGTGGGCACCGACATCGGCGGTTCCATCCGGCTGCCGGCGGGCTGGTGCGGGATCGTCGGGCTCAAACCGAGCTTCGGCCGCATCCCGGTCGACCCGCCCTACATCGGCCGGGTCGTGGGCCCGATGACCCGCACTGTCGCCGACACCGCGCTGCTGGCCTCCGTGCTGGCTGCGCCCGACGAGCGCGACCACACCGCGCTGCCGCCCGCCGACATCGACTGGGCGGCGCTGGACGGCGACGCCCGGGGCCTGCGCATCGGCCTGCTGCTCGACGGCGGCGCCGGGCTCCCCGTCGAGCCGGCCGTCACCGACGCGGTGCGGGCAGCCGCGGAGCGGTTCGAGGCCGCGGGCGCGGTGGTCGAGCCGCTCGCGCCGATCCTGACCAGGGAGATGCTCGACGGCCTCGACCTCTTCTGGCGCTACCGCGCGTGGAACGACATCAGCGCCCTGCCGGAGCAGCGCCGCGCCCACGTCCTGCCCGACATCGCGGCGTGGGCGGCGGGTGCGCGGGATGCCTCCGCGGCGCAGGTCTTCCACGGTTTCAGCCAGATGGACGCGATCTCGGCCTCGGCCAACCGGGCGGTGCGCGGCCTGGACTTCCTGCTCTCTCCGGTCGCCCCGATCCCGGCCTTCCCCGCCGAGCAGGCGTATCCGACCGGTGACTCGCGGCTGCCCATGGAGCACATCGCCTTCACCGTGCCGTTCAACATGTCAGGCCAGCCCGCGGTCTCGGTCAACTGCGGATACACCCCCGACGGGCTGCCCATCGGCCTGCAGATCGCGGGACGCCGGTTCGACGACGTCGGGGTGCTGCGGCTGGCGAGCCTGCACGAGCGGATCCGCCCGCCGCAGCGTCCCTGGCCGTCACCCGTCGGCAGCAGGACCGCGGGCTGA